From a single Mangifera indica cultivar Alphonso chromosome 19, CATAS_Mindica_2.1, whole genome shotgun sequence genomic region:
- the LOC123203111 gene encoding protein ECERIFERUM 2, which translates to MVSPSSYSESPISGMRLSSVVPAKQTGNKDHPLTDLDLAVKLHYVRAVYFFDSEAVRGLTINDLKTPMFKLLDIYFTAAGRIRRSETTGRPFLKCNDGGVRFVEAFCDKTIDDLLNINGDSRDNCLAYYQTLGPDLPFSPPVLVQFTWFKCGGVSLGLSWAHIIGDPISASTFVNKWALILAGHIPIKSLHSPKPRKSETPVSLPGKSSPMKRVEPVGDHWKFSNNCKMETQSFQITSKQLAHMASRVCAPANVSHFEVLSAVIWKSLSKFREDSGPRVVTICAYNNLGNRENDGPTNDLVLSTIGADFNVRKVDISELAVLIADKKRVDGNSLAEEIFSEEESESSDLIVYGANLTFVNMEEADVYGLKLQGKKPVFVNYAIDGVGNEGIVMILRGPDEEDGCGRTVTVVLPQDQLTNLEKELNQEWSVA; encoded by the exons ATGGTGTCACCTTCATCCTATTCCGAAAGCCCAATTTCTGGCATGAGACTGTCATCAGTTGTGCCAGCTAAACAGACAGGAAACAAAGATCATCCACTGACAGACTTGGACTTGGCCGTCAAGCTCCATTACGTCAGAGCAGTTTACTTCTTCGACAGCGAAGCCGTTCGAGGACTCACTATAAATGACTTGAAGACGCCGATGTTTAAGTTGCTAGATATCTACTTCACTGCCGCAGGGAGGATCAGGAGATCCGAAACAACCGGCAGGCCGTTCCTCAAGTGCAACGATGGCGGCGTTCGATTTGTTGAGGCTTTTTGTGACAAAACTATCGATGATTTGTTGAATATCAATGGCGATTCTCGTGATAATTGTCTGGCCTACTATCAAACTCTTGGCCCTGATCTTCCTTTCTCCCCTCCGGTTTTAGTACAG TTTACTTGGTTCAAATGTGGGGGAGTCTCCTTGGGCCTGAGCTGGGCCCATATTATCGGAGATCCAATTTCGGCATCAACCTTCGTCAACAAATGGGCTCTGATCCTGGCAGGTCATATTCCAATAAAATCTCTTCACTCGCCAAAACCAAGAAAATCTGAAACCCCTGTTTCACTTCCTGGAAAATCGTCTCCCATGAAAAGAGTTGAACCAGTTGGCGACCACTGGAAATTTTCCAACAACTGTAAAATGGAAACTCAATCTTTCCAAATCACTTCCAAACAACTAGCCCATATGGCATCAAGAGTATGTGCTCCCGCAAATGTTTCTCATTTTGAAGTCCTCTCTGCCGTTATATGGAAATCACTCTCAAAATTTAGGGAAGATTCAGGGCCCAGAGTTGTGACAATCTGTGCTTATAATAACTTGGGCAACAGAGAAAATGATGGGCCGACTAATGACTTGGTTTTAAGCACAATTGGGGCGGATTTCAATGTAAGAAAAGTTGATATATCAGAATTGGCTGTGTTGATTGCTGATAAGAAAAGGGTGGATGGGAATAGTTTGGCAGAAGAAATATTTTCGGAGGAAGAAAGTGAAAGTTCAGACCTTATTGTGTACGGTgcgaatttgacatttgtaaacATGGAAGAGGCGGATGTTTATGGGTTGAAATTGCAGGGTAAGAAACCAGTGTTTGTGAATTACGCCATTGATGGGGTCGGCAACGAAGGGATTGTTATGATTCTTCGCGGTCCTGATGAGGAAGATGGTTGCGGCAGGACAGTGACAGTTGTGTTGCCGCAAGATCAACTTACAAATCTCGAGAAGGAGCTGAATCAAGAATGGTCTGTTGCGTGA
- the LOC123203095 gene encoding VIN3-like protein 2 — MSQAEERCSRRDSMFSGFVLDPEKCNRLTLGEKRELVYEIAQWSKNATDILSSFSRRELLEIICAEMGKERKYSGYTKFRMIEHLLKLVSQKSLRNNTDNISTSCIKTEAGFKRKREEISLTKQLNNLNQVSLENGKAKNVKNKVCQNVACRAALSLNDVFCQRCSCCICHQYDDNKDPSLWLTCGSNSCNDNNSCGMSCHLECALEDERAGIKIGCPTKLDGSFYCVSCGQVNGLLRTWRKQMLIAKETRRVDVLCLRISLSHKILLGTEKYQKLLKTVETALQTLKNEVGPPELLCTKMARGIVNRLSCGVEVQKLCASAVDAFDSLILTDPHPPHIEKMEPMRCMIRFEEYSATSVIIVLEYKDHLIKDFAGCRLWHRKSNTKDYPEHPTFIVLKPEKRFSLTDLDPSTEYICKVSLFKSTGIFGDWEAKWITPALSGSFVAKLKEYRKEENATITQIHPQVESISSCNTTLAVKRPPSLAKIKKNKDDGLPPLLITKPFSPSTPCIYDGMRKVPGLGCERRTEESDYEYSVRVVKLLEQEGHINEYFRVKFLTWFSLKATRQERRVVSVFIDALIDDPPILAEQLVHTFKDELSCEQKPVHGNGFCTKLCR, encoded by the exons ATGAGCCAAGCGGAGGAGAGGTGCTCGCGAAGGGACTCAATGTTCTCCG GATTTGTACTCGATCCAGAGAAATGCAACCGACTTACCTTGGGAGAGAAAAGAGAACTGGTATATGAGATTGCCCAATGGTCCAAAAATGCCACAGATATTCTTAGTTCATTTAGCCGCAGAGAGCTTCTTGAAATCATCTGTGCAGAGATGGGTAAGGAAAGAAAGTACAGTGGCTATACTAAATTTCGAATGATAGAGCACCTTCTGAAGTTAGTTTCTCAGAAGTCCCTGAGGAATAACACAGATAACATTTCTACCTCTTGCATCAAAACTGAAGCTGGTTTTAAGAGGAAACGGGAGGAAATATCATTGACTAAACAATTAAACAACCTAAACCAGGTTTCTCTTGAGAATGGTAAAgcaaaaaatgttaaaaataaagtatgTCAGAATGTTGCCTGCAGAGCAGCATTGAGTTTGAATGATGTGTTCTGCCAAAGATGCTCTTGTTGTATTTGTCATCAGTATGATGATAACAAGGATCCTAGCTTGTGGTTGACCTGTGGCTCCAATTCTTGTAATGATAACAACTCATGTGGAATGTCATGCCATTTGGAATGTGCTTTGGAGGATGAAAGAGCAGGCATTAAGATTGGTTGTCCCACGAAGTTGGATGGAAGTTTCTACTGTGTTTCTTGTGGGCAAGTTAATGGTTTACTGAG AACCTGGAGAAAGCAAATGCTGATTGCCAAAGAGACCAGAAGAGTGGATGTTCTGTGCCTACGAATCTCTTTGAGTCACAAGATTCTTTTAGGAACTGAGAAATACCAAAAATTGCTGAAAACAGTGGAGACTGCCTTACAGACCCTGAAAAATGAAGTGGGACCTCCTGAACTGTTATGTACAAAGATGGCCCGCGGTATTGTCAACAGGCTCTCATGTGGTGTTGAGGTTCAGAAATTGTGTGCTTCTGCAGTGGATGCTTTTGATTCCTTGATTCTTACTGACCCTCACCCTCCTCACATAGAAAAGATGGAGCCAATGC GATGCATGATCCGGTTTGAAGAATACTCTGCAACCTCCGTCATCATTGTACTGGAATACAAGGATCACCTGATAAAAGACTTTGCAGGCTGCAGGCTGTGGCATCGTAAGTCAAACACGAAGGATTATCCAGAACACCCTACTTTCATTGTACTCAAGCCAGAGAAGAGATTCTCGCTGACAGATCTTGATCCGTCTACTGAATATATCTGCAAGGTTTCTCTGTTCAAAAGCACAGGAATTTTTGGTGATTGGGAAGCTAAATGGATCACACCTGCATTAAGTGGAAGCTTTGTTGCAAAGTTAAAAGAATatagaaaggaagaaaatgctACAATAACTCAGATCCATCCCCAAGTGGAATCAATTAGTTCTTGCAATACTACATTAGCTGTAAAACGTCCACCTTCACTGGCCAAAATCAAGAAGAACAAAGATGACGGGCTGCCTCCTCTATTGATCACCAAACCATTTTCTCCATCCACACCTTGTATATATGATGGAATGCGGAAAGTACCAGGCTTGGGTTGTGAAAGGAGGACGGAAGAGAGTGACTACGAATATTCAGTTAGGGTAGTGAAATTGTTAGAGCAAGAAGGGCATATTAATGAATATTTCAGAGTAAAGTTTCTCACTTGGTTTAGCCTTAAAGCAACAAGGCAAGAGAGGAGGGTGGTCAGTGTTTTCATTGATGCTCTTATTGATGACCCACCAATCTTGGCCGAGCAACTCGTCCACACCTTCAAGGACGAGCTCTCTTGTGAGCAGAAACCAGTTCATGGGAATGGCTTCTGCACCAAGTTGTGCCGTTAA
- the LOC123202679 gene encoding double-stranded RNA-binding protein 1-like, protein MPTNEGFSALSNCYLFKSRLQEYAQKMGLPTPVYETTKDGPSHEPSFRSVVVVNYVRYESLPGFFNRKAAEQSAAEVALLELAELGQVNPSISQPVHETGLCKNLLQEYAQKMNYAIPMYQCRKDEAPGQVPQFSCTVEVGGIQYIGATARTKKEAEIKAARTVLLASQSSASELSGKPIGNSQLTVIPCRKRGSESADRPQVDKTLNVPKPKKARFKKKTLKKPSRDKASRVQVHGTNNMVLNVAANLDGSQMGQTNASGIQVVVSETMSIEAARNFQGGRLDVEATEGKTLAVKDPSTQNGHSTALKCNQSVHEATLYSSVVNSNQSGSEGLSGVMSYVDTPALAKENSNQNSGEAITFVPFVPYGDSNALAKELNETTRVEQVSPPVNNPIMSQIESSCVVPGLN, encoded by the exons ATGCCTACGAACGAAGGTTTCTCAG CTCTTTCGAATTGTTATTTATTCAAGAGCAGATTACAGGAATATGCTCAAAAAATGGGACTTCCTACGCCTGTTTATGAGACTACCAAGGATGGCCCATCTCATGAGCCTTCATTCAGATCTGTTGTAGTAGTGAATTATGTCAGATACGAGTCTTTGCCTGGTTTTTTTAATCGTAAGGCAGCAGAACAGTCAGCTGCTGAGGTTGCGCTTTTGGAATTAGCAGAACTTGGTCAAGTGAATCCTTCCATCTCTCAGCCTGTT CATGAAACAGGTTTATGCAAAAATCTACTTCAGGAATATGCTCAGAAGATGAATTATGCTATTCCAATGTATCAGTGCCGAAAGGATGAAGCACCAGGACAAGTGCCTCAATTTTCATGTACTGTTGAAGTTGGAGGCATTCAATATATTGGTGCTACTGCAAGAACAAAGAAGGAAGCAGAGATCAAAGCTGCTAGAACTGTATTATTAGCCAGTCAATCAAGTGCCTCTGAGTTATCTGGCAAACCAATTGGCAATTCTCAGTTAACCGTAATTCCTTGCCGAAAGAGGGGATCAGAGTCAGCTGATAGACCTCAAGTGGACAAGACTTTAAATGTTCCAAAGCCAAAGAAAGCTCgattcaaaaaaaaaacattgaaaaagcCTTCCAGAGACAAAGCAAGTCGAGTCCAAGTTCATGGTACCAACAACATGGTTCTTAATGTGGCTGCTAATTTGGATGGATCACAAATGGGTCAAACTAATGCATCAGGAATTCAAGTTGTGGTTTCCGAAACTATGTCTATAGAAGCAGCAAGGAATTTCCAAGGAGGGAGATTGGACGTTGAAGCAACTGAGGGAAAAACACTTGCTGTGAAAGATCCTTCCACTCAAAATGGGCATTCAACAGCTCTAAAATGTAACCAAAGTGTTCATGAGGCAACTCTATATTCATCAGTTGTAAATTCTAACCAAAGTGGTTCGGAGGGTCTGAGTGGGGTGATGTCTTATGTAGATACACCTGCTTTGGCGAAGGAGAATTCTAACCAAAACAGTGGTGAAGCTATAACCTTTGTACCATTTGTACCTTATGGTGATTCAAATGCTTTGGCCAAGGAGTTGAATGAGACAACTAGAGTTGAGCAAGTGTCTCCACCAGTAAATAATCCCATTATGAGCCAGATAGAGTCTTCATGTGTCGTTCCTGGGTTAAATTGA